A window of Mucilaginibacter robiniae genomic DNA:
GGTTATTGTGAGCCTAACTCATTAGGTGGTCACCTGAGCCGGGGTGATAAGCAGGTGTACATTTTTGGAGACCCGTACGAGGTGCATGCCCAAGTACATGTAGTACAATCTATGAGTGCACACGGCGATTATGAAGATTTATTAAAGTTCCTGTCGTGCCAGAACCCAGCGGAAGTAAAAAAAGTATTTCTGGTACATGGCGAATACGAAGTTCAGCAAAAGTTTGCCAAGCGCGTTCAGGATGCTGGCTTTGCCCATGTAGAAATTCCGTACCAACACCAGAAAGTGGAACTGGTAGATGAAACCCTAGAAGCAAACAAGGAAGACTAACCCAATATTATACACGGGAAAACCGTGTTGATGGCATTCAACACTTCGACATGATTGCAAATACAAAAGGCCACCTTGAATAAGGTGGCCCTTTTAAATATTTAACCTAATTATTGTTTATTCTACCGACTGCCTACCAGTAGCTGTACCATTCATGGCATAGCTGATACCTTTGGCAGAAAGGCGAGGAAAAATGATACATTCACTATAGGCATGCCCTTTAATTTCCATAGTACCTGCATAAGCCTTAGTTAGCGGCGATAAAACAAGCTGGTAGCTATCTACCTTATTGTTCACCTTTTTTTGTGCTTCTGCAAAGGTGAACAGGCTATTAGCCTGTTGTATCATTTCGCTGTATAATATTTGGTGATGATTGTAAAACTCGTTAAAGTTAGTTTCCTTATAGAAGCTTTGCAGCAACGGAGCATAACGTTTAAAATCTACCTTGTTCAAGTCGATACGATAGTTTTCTTTTAATACCACCCGACCATGATTTAGCTGAAAAGCGTACAAGCCATCCAGATAGCATTTAATCATTCTCGGATTGCGGCTTAAATCGGCATTCAGACGGGCAACGCCTTTATGATCTTTGTATTTGCTAAACCAAGCCATTAGATCCTGGTAGTAAGGCGTATTGCGATTAATGATAGCGGTGTCTTTCTGGGCTAGATCGGTAAGGGCCAGCATGGCATATCCCAACTCGAAGGTTTCCGGCACTTCAGCCGATACTTTACCGGAATTGGCATTAATGTACCTGGAAGTATAGCGGGAAGCCACATTATAACTCTGGCAGCTACCTAGCATTAAAGTGGCTGCAGACAGCACTAAGGCTATGGCGGAGGTTAAACGGCGTGACATATTGTTGAAAGTGTAAGTGGTTGTTGTAAACTAATTATCTGCAACAAATCAGGCAAGTTGTATGCCGTGAAACCACCTAATACATGTTATAACCGCTAAAAGAGCCGTTTTACAGAAATAATAAGGCAAATTGATAATGAAAATAGCTTATTAACCTCCTATTAAGTAGTTTATCATCAATTATTATTTGGAATCCAGCGCTTAATAAAAGTGTTGAACTAGTATCTTGTTGCGACAAGTGTAGCATTTACTCAACACATTATTGCACATAATTACACACCTATACACATCATTAAAGCTCCAGCGCATAAAAAAGGCTGCCTGATACAGGCAGCCAATCACTTATTAATCAGAACTTGTATTACTCGGTAGGTTTGTTCAGCGCCATCATATCTGACATCATGTAACGGGTACCCTGAGCTGTTGCCAGTGGCGGAAAGATAATGCACTCACTATAACCACGTCCTTTTATTTCCATAGTGCCGGCATAAGCCTTAGTTAATGGCGACAAGATTATCTGGTAACCTTTCACATTGGTGTTCAGGCTTTTTTGTACTTCGGCAAAGGTGAATAAGCTATTAGCGTTTTGCACCATTTCGTGGTATAGGTCTTCGTGCTGGGTATAAAACTCGTGAAAATTGGTTTGCTTATAAAAGTTTTGCAGTAGCAGTGCATATCCTTTAAAATCAACTTTATTTAAATCAATACGATAGTTGCTTTTTAAACTTACCCGATTGTACTTTACCTGCAAAGCGTATAAGCCATCCAGATAATTTTTAATTCTTTTAGGAT
This region includes:
- a CDS encoding DUF4932 domain-containing protein, giving the protein MSRKITLIVAVVLFAAALFLNSCKSYDVASRYNSQYIKTSTGKVSAEVPEVFELGYAMLALTDLAQQDTTIINHNTPYYQDLIARFGKYKNHKGVMRLNADLSRNPKRIKNYLDGLYALQVKYNRVSLKSNYRIDLNKVDFKGYALLLQNFYKQTNFHEFYTQHEDLYHEMVQNANSLFTFAEVQKSLNTNVKGYQIILSPLTKAYAGTMEIKGRGYSECIIFPPLATAQGTRYMMSDMMALNKPTE
- a CDS encoding DUF4932 domain-containing protein, giving the protein MSRRLTSAIALVLSAATLMLGSCQSYNVASRYTSRYINANSGKVSAEVPETFELGYAMLALTDLAQKDTAIINRNTPYYQDLMAWFSKYKDHKGVARLNADLSRNPRMIKCYLDGLYAFQLNHGRVVLKENYRIDLNKVDFKRYAPLLQSFYKETNFNEFYNHHQILYSEMIQQANSLFTFAEAQKKVNNKVDSYQLVLSPLTKAYAGTMEIKGHAYSECIIFPRLSAKGISYAMNGTATGRQSVE